AAAACCCAAAGCAggaacacaaaaaataataaataataatccaTTGTCCTGCTAAGCTTCTGgcttagcaaaaaaaaaaaaaattaatcaaatataaGTTCCCCGTTTACTgcttatatttaatgtttttttattgtaataagtTAATTTTTAGCTGAAATAGCAAACCCACAAGATAACCAACATATagatttgttgttgtctttATGGATTATATATTATTAAACTTGTAATATGTGGCATTGGGGACATGACACTGACCTGCATGGATTATACAAATATGAATGAGTGCAATCAATATTAGTATAAATGAAGGtgtggataaaaacaaaaatatcagtaaTATTGTAAAAGTTGTTTACAATTATCTGATTttgatatttctatttatttgctATAGATTTGCACTTTGTATCTCAGTTTATCAAGTTCAAACTGGTGAAGCTCCACATTCAGTCACACATTGAGTTTAAAGGCGAACCAGGTAAACACATCCGTTTCTCAGCCCTGACCGACCAAACGGAGCGGGTCGCCCAAGCCCTTTAACCCCGGGGTTGTGTCTCTCGGTCGGGGTTTCCCTACAGACCAGGTCGGAGTCCCCGGAGCAGTTAAAGTTAGTTTTTAGCAGCAGGCCGCCTGGTTCAGTAGAAACCGGGCGCTTTGGCTCACCTCCAGGGAGTATGTATTCCATATTGCTGTGAAGTTGTCCATGGCTTCAGCTGCGGTCTGCTCGTCCATGTTCAGTTCTTGACACAAAGTCTCCAAACTCCTCCGGACCGAACTCTCCTCCATCCTCCCCGACTCGGAATCCGACGACTCTTCGCCCCGCATTCACACGCCGACACACGGCCGCGGTTCCCACCGCAAATCTCCCTCCCACTGGCGAAAGTTAAACACCGAAACACGGCGCAGACCCCGAACACCAACAACAACACCCTCCACGAGCGTCGGACTTCCGCCACCATTACCCACAACGCATTGCGTTGGCGCGAAAACTTCGGGGTTCCGACCAATCAGACGCGAGGGAAGCGTCACTGCGGCAAAGCTCCAATCCGGAGCCGGCCCAGCGCTCACGTGCGACTGTTTGGTACTTTGTAAACTTTGCCAAGAATTTCACCGCCCAGCCGGTTCATATATCTTATCTGTATcttggaaataaaacatcataaaatcaCATATATCTTTTATTAATTGTAAATTATTGTCTGAGGATTTTTTCAGCCTTTTTCGTATAATTCTGGCACAATTATAGTGAATATTGATATGATTtcaatttcaattcaaaatattttattaattgtaaacggaaattaaatgttgcaatGCATATTATACAAAGTTCTTCTGAGTTCTGTAGGTGCTGGTGACGTTAGTCAGGATCTCCTGTTGCTGTCAGTGTTACAGTGGTCTTAACAAGCCTCTGACTTAAGACACACTGTTGTAAAGCATTCGCATGAAGAGGACGTTCAAGGTTTTcacaattcatttatttattttgtgaggTCTTAAGGAATCTTTTCTTTCACCGTCATCTCCAGTGGTTCCACAATCATCCTCAGAACAGAACctaaacagaaccagaaccaaagcagAACCGGCCTTCTTTATCAGAGTCCCTGgatctgatgctgctgccccaacaaagcataaaataaaaataaaaagcatggaggatttattttatttaaacaacttCTTAATGGTTACACCTTATCCTTGAATTCATTTCAGTCCTAAAATACAACTACGATACtactaatataataatatatatttattcaccCAGTCATGTATTCTGTCGTGACGATGTCATTTCCTTTATCATTCTAATAGGTTCTGATAACAGCATGTTGTTGGACACAGCTTCAgttcattattaaaatgtgttgatgATTGAAATATTCCAACAGTTTCAAGAGGCACATTTaccaaaatgactaaaatattgTTATGCTTTTGatagtttatatatatttgtgaacAAGAAGGTGAGACAACAGAAGACTGTCCTCAGAGGATGCTATGTGgggtttttaatgtttgaaaacattttcatacaaCTATATTTACATAAGCTCTCGATTTACTgatcgatctacgttcccaccctcatctatggtcatgagctttgggtcatgaccgaaagaacgagatcgcggatacaagcggccgaaatgggttttctccgtagggtggctgggctctcccttagagatagggtgagaagctcagtcatccgggagggactcagagtagagccgctgctccaaGTTGAGGTGGCTgtcatctggtcaggatgcctcctggacgcctccctggtgaggagtACCGGGCTTGTCCCACCCGGGAGgaggggaagacccaggacacgctggagggacgatgTCTCTCTGTTGGCCTGGGAACGACTCAGGATTCCCccagaagagctggaagaagtggccggggagggaagtctgggcctcccttctgaagctgctaccccagcgacccgaccccagataaacagaagaaaatggatggatggatatatttaCGGTTTGTCTCAGGATGAGAATAATTTACACAACTAGTACatgtattaacattttttggGTTGGACAGAAGATATTCTCCATTTCTGAAATTTATCAtataatttaattgatttatcatcTGAAAACGGTGATCTACAACATACTGTTATTTATTTGGACCAGTAGACtgataaaatatgacagatttatCAAACAAGATAAGTCTGACCTCGtgttcttagattttatttattgtctcaAATAATGTTCCCTTACATCAGATTATAGGAAGAAATCATCTGTTTTCTTATCAAATAACTCCATTTATTGAATTAAATCAGTGATAATACCACCCtgtttccaaattaaatatctCTAACATTTTATCtatgtatttaagaaaaaagcacaactcacctgtaaaaattatttttatttgtgaattaccagataattaaaataaattcagtcaaATCCATGATTACACTTCTGCCTAAAGATGATTATTAGATGAATTCATTTACCAAGGAGCTGACTGTCATTACACTCTAAGTTTATCTCCTGTATATATTCTTCATATATTACTGAGTTAAATTTAAGTAATAGTTGCCCTAAATTGTTGTTGTGCTACTAAAACATACCATAACAAACCATGCTTCCCAGTTCTATTTCTAAGTTTATATGAGCTAAATAtcagatattttatataaaagttgCTGATTTCTGCATGGGAATCAGTGGGAGCTGTATCTGGAGTTATCTCTGGTCTCGATGGTTTTGATGAGCAGCTTCGGAGCcggagagctgctgctgctgctgctgctttggtAGCCGTTACTGTATTTAGGAACTGGAGAAACAGGagagaatcaaaacaaatgaaacgtCTGTTTTTGTTAAACGCTGCTGAAATGATCACGGGAACACGCAGCAGCGTGGATCCGTACCGGGGCTGGAGACGGCCTGGATGTTCAGGATGGACTGCTGCCCGAGTCtgaaccaacaaaaacaaaaattaaactccAGTCATATTTCACTTTCCCCTCAAAGTCACTGGAATGAGACTTTGTGATTAAGTCAGAtttattctgaataaaatcCTTAGCCACTTCTAACTGATGGATTTCTCATTCCGGCAGCTGCTGGCGCTCATTTATCCATTACGACAGTCCGGTCTTTATTATCATCGCTTATGAAAACGTGCAAATACTTTAATGATGAATTTactgtcatatttttatattatatttttctggagtgaatatttaaagacacagaaaacagagtttCCGTCAGTCTGTCCTTAATGATGAAACTCGAAGACAAACAGCAGTTCGTTGTTACTAATCAAACTCAAACGATCAATAACCTGTCAATAAAGCCGATCAGCTGTGACCTCATCACTAACGTTCACTGCAGAAACACTAAATACTAACGAGTTTtttctagtttccagtgcaaatatcttagttcacttaaaataaaactaaatgaagaaacttttcagtaaaatataggaacttgttttaagtgaatgattctttaaattgtattttaaaactagGCCAGATTTTAACATGAGAAAATCTCtgataagtgaaaaaaatctgtcagtgGAGATAGAaatgataattattgatttaaaacaaactcctatatcttactgaaagtTTCTTACAAGTTATTTCAAATgcacaaagatatttgcatagaaaattagacaaaaactcttctttgtgtttttacgtGCTCCTGCACAAAAAGTCGTagattttttctgtctttgtttcaactgtaaagttattcagtgtttctgtttgtgtgtggatgtgCTTCCTGTCTGCTACCTGTCCTCCTCTCCCTCCAACAGCTTCCTGTAGGTGGCGATCTCGATGTCCAGAGCCAGTTTCAGGTTCATCAAGTCCTGCAGAGGCAACAAATTAATGATTAGACTTCCGTTAGCAGTTTTTCGTCTCTTCCCGCTGGCGGCCCACCTGGTACTCCCTCAGCTGCCGGGCCATGTCCTGCTTGGCTCTCTGCAGAGCGTCCTCCAGGTCTCGGATTCGAGCTTTAGCCTCTTTCACCGCCAGCTCTCCTCGCTCCTCTGCTTCAGCCAGCTGGTTTTCCAATCCGGCTCGCTGGTGAGGAGACACCAGAAACAATCAGTGCTGGATGTTCATCAGGTGTTTCTGGATGAGTATGAGCTGCACCTGGGCTTTCACAGCTTCGATCTCGCTCTGCAGACGGCTGATCAGCCGGATGACCTCGGCGACCTCTCCCTTCACGATGCGAAGCTCGTCTCCAAACTGACTGGCTTGGACGGACATCTGGTCAAACTGGAAACATGACAGCCTGTCACTTTGCATCTCTACAGTCTGACAGGCTGCTGGACGAGCCGAGGAAGCGGCATGGCTGCACCTTGCTCTTGTACCAGGCCTCGGCTTCCTCTCTGCTGCGGGCGGCGATTTCCTCATACTGGGCTTTGACTTCCACGACGATCTGCTCCATGTTCAGGCTGCGGCTGTTGTCCATCTGCACCACCACCGACGTGTCTCTGATGCTGGCCTGCAGCTCACGCAGCTCCTGCACGACAAACCCAAACGTTCACAGAGAAACCTTCTGCTTCAATAAGAGACAGGTAGTTAAACCTGTGAGTAATTTAACTATTCACAGGTTttcatcactgcaaaaacactaaatattaacaagtagttttggtttcatttctACTTCTAATAtattattacacttgaaataagacaaaactaactaaactGTTCGGGTCAACAGttccttaatatttttgaaaaagtactAGCTCTGCCAGCAGATATTTTCACTGATAACATGGGAAAACTGTGTTGGTGTTGAATAATCTGCTAAAACTAGAAAGGACTACAGGgaaatggtttgtgtttttgcagtgttctgtCTTTATTACTCTAATATTACAGGCTGAGCAGAGGATTTGAAGACGCTAGCGCTGCTGCTAGCTGGATGGACCAACTGACTGTCCACCTTTAGCTTTGACTCTGATGATGAGACTTAAGGACAGAATAATGAACTCACAAAATGTGAAGCTTTtatcagaaacaggaaaacatgaagTTTTTCCTGGCATCTACGTCACCTCCTCGTAGACGCTGCGCAGGAAGTTAATTTCATCGGTCAGAGCGCCAACCTTATCCTCCAGATCTGCTTTGACCAGGTAGGCCGAGTCTACATCCTGCAAACAGTCACCCACAAGGACAAGGTAAGTTTCAAACCCGCGAATCAAAATGAGTTCGGTTCAGAAAggtttttcagaataaaagcaccTTCTGAAAAGAACCATCTTTCAGCAGGTATCAAACATACTTCTAATTAACCAAACgtttctgaattaaaatatgTCTGTTATTGGTATTTAATATTCATAGATAAATTGTCAACTTTACATcaactgtaagcagaaaattatcataatttagtcaaataaatgcttgaaaacatcagtcttaATGTTTCACGTAAATATCAGATTCAGTCTTGTTGCTCAAAGACAAcgtgaaactttttttttttttacaaatttaataaatgtttattttttatctacaCATTAATCTTACTTTATACAAAACGGACAGAGAGCTTCGTGATTAGCATTTGTTGAATTTCTGGTGTAATCATTTGGACCGAATGTGACCAGAACTCCCAGCAGCCTTTGCGGAAGTGCTGTGATCATATCCGGTCATGTCGCTGTCAGGTCGGTGTTGCCATGACACCCAAAGCTGCTTGGCCTGCTTCCGTCCTGGACtagcagcaaaacaaagagcAGCCATGACCTGCAGCGAATGAAGGCCTGACGGAACAACCAGGGGTCAGCAAGCTCTGAGTGAAGTGCGCTCAGGCAGCCACTAGGGGCCGTACTagagcagcaaacagaaataaaaacaaagaaaccccGGTCTTCTTGAAATCTCCTGATTGtgtcaaatcaaattaaaaggaATGAGGACAGATATCTCTGGTTTGGTAAAATGTATTCTCATAATGATGATAATCTAAATCTGCAGGAGATTTGGATCTGTTCAGTTGTGATGGactataaaacataaaacatgaagcagGTTTTATTACTCTGCATTCATACAcaacttctttattttaaacacgTTTGAAACATAAACAACTATTGATGCCACTGCAGCTGTTATTTTGTATAAATGGAGGAATGTTAACATAAtgagtttttctcatttctgacTGAAATATAATAGTTTATGCCTTTCTATATCAATTTCTACATGCTGGATTCATGTCAATGCATatctttaaatataacaaaatcaaaacattgaTCAGTAATTAATCAGAAACCTCATGTTGAAGACCTCTGTTCTGAACGATTACAGGTATTGGTATAAATTACTATTTTTTGTGTAGCTGTAAATAAATTGGTTTTgagatgtttgttgtgaatagaaataaagtgaaaagtTTATAGATTTGGTGTCAATATTCttcattgatttgttttcatgaaGCATAAaggcagatttatttaaaaatatttttaaaatagcagCTATTAAATGAACCAATACTT
Above is a genomic segment from Xiphophorus couchianus chromosome 20, X_couchianus-1.0, whole genome shotgun sequence containing:
- the LOC114136251 gene encoding intermediate filament protein ON3-like isoform X1; amino-acid sequence: MSLSRTKRISSSSSVRCSSGSRRFSGFAPASGPFSGVSLSTSSLFAGASGPHGGLGASLTSLSVNKSLLAPLNLEIDPNLSMSRAHEKEQIKSLNNRFASFIDKVRFLEQQNKMLETKLELLQSQSVSRSNVEPLFEAYMAVLRRQNDLVNNDKTKLDGELRNMQGLVEDFKHKYEEEINKRNNLENDFVILKKDVDSAYLVKADLEDKVGALTDEINFLRSVYEEELRELQASIRDTSVVVQMDNSRSLNMEQIVVEVKAQYEEIAARSREEAEAWYKSKFDQMSVQASQFGDELRIVKGEVAEVIRLISRLQSEIEAVKAQRAGLENQLAEAEERGELAVKEAKARIRDLEDALQRAKQDMARQLREYQDLMNLKLALDIEIATYRKLLEGEEDRLGQQSILNIQAVSSPVPKYSNGYQSSSSSSSSPAPKLLIKTIETRDNSRYSSH
- the LOC114136251 gene encoding intermediate filament protein ON3-like isoform X2, with translation MSLSRTKRISSSSSVRCSSGSRRFSGFAPASGPFSGVSLSTSSLFAGASGPHGGLGASLTSLSVNKSLLAPLNLEIDPNLSMSRAHEKEQIKSLNNRFASFIDKVRFLEQQNKMLETKLELLQSQSVSRSNVEPLFEAYMAVLRRQNDLVNNDKTKLDGELRNMQGLVEDFKHKYEEEINKRNNLENDFVILKKDVDSAYLVKADLEDKVGALTDEINFLRSVYEEELRELQASIRDTSVVVQMDNSRSLNMEQIVVEVKAQYEEIAARSREEAEAWYKSKMSVQASQFGDELRIVKGEVAEVIRLISRLQSEIEAVKAQRAGLENQLAEAEERGELAVKEAKARIRDLEDALQRAKQDMARQLREYQDLMNLKLALDIEIATYRKLLEGEEDRLGQQSILNIQAVSSPVPKYSNGYQSSSSSSSSPAPKLLIKTIETRDNSRYSSH